Below is a genomic region from Trichoderma asperellum chromosome 2, complete sequence.
TGATAAACCGTTTGAATTAACCTAAATATCCACACTCCATATCAAGCGTCACTACTACATTGGTAGTGTGGCCATTTGCTccaattcccttttttttcttaattttttttctacctttctcttttcactCAATATCTTCCATATTCCATACACTGACGCCTTTCTTCTGTACGCTTTCTTTCAATCTGGAGAGCACTGCTTGCCGCTTGGCTCTCTTGTCCATAAgatctcccttttcttccctaCTGAAACCGCTGACCTTCTTTCGTGGTGTATGCATCGAACTGGACACAGACATGACACTCCCGGATAGGCTTCCAGACAGGCTCTGGCGGAAATTGCGAGATGGGGTCGCGTCTGGAGCGAGCAAGATGCTTCTCCTTGCCTGCGACGTTCGGAAAGGAGATCCATCCCTACTAGGAGAGTCCAGTCGCATCCGTCGCAGCTGTGTTTCCAAAACATCGACATCTCCACTACGCTTCTCTACCATGCTCGTCATCTTGGTGATCGTCTTCATCACGGCTTCCACAGTGGGGACGTTTGTAGACCCCCTGCCGGAGGCGCTTGAGAGGGATGCCATGCGAGCCTTGAGAAGAGTCAATGCCTCCTCTGCTTCAGCGAGAAGTTTTGAAAAATTCGTGTACTCCCGCCTCAGTTCATTCTGCTgtgcttgctgctctgcACTAAGAGGAAGTGACCGCGCAGCGTCAGCCTGGTTTGGATCCACTCTCGCCATGATAATCCTCTTCAGATCCTCCTGCTTGGCTCGGAGCCGGTGCATATCCCTGGCTAGGTCTTGGCAGGCCTCGAGTTTGTCGCTCAGGTCCTGTACCCGACCATCGTCCAGGTCGCCAAAAAGCTCAATATCGAGAATCTCCCCAAGGTCACCAATTTCACATAGAACCCAATCATCGGGGTCTTCGAGATCGTCTGGGGTTCTTCCGTCTGGAATGCGGTTATCGGTATGGCCCTTTGTAAAGGCTCTTACAGACCGAGCATTGAGCCCAAGGGTATCAATCATTGAGTTAATATCTCGGTAAACAGCTTCGACCTGCGCAGGAATGCTTTCCTGGGCTGGTGGCGCAACATTTGAATGAGCGATAAATTCATCCAGGACCAATTTGCCTTCAATTTCAGACGCGAGGAGTCTTTGCACActttcatcctcttcgtcaatcAATACCCGACCCTCTTCGGCCTGTTGTCGCTCTCGTAACTTTCTTGACTGCGTTATGAatgcatcttcagcagcagccttatCTTTGCCTGCAGTAGTTGATGCAACGAGTTGTGATCGCTTAGGTCCCAGAGCCTGGGAAGCCACACTCGGTGCACTGGCAGATCTATTCGCATCCGACAAAAGGGCACGGTTCCCCACTCCGCCTCGCAAGGGGCTTGGTACCCGAGGGCTTGGGGTGCTTGGTTGGGGAATCGCGGATGCGCTCTGGCTGAGCTCCCCAAAAAGTGGTCGTGGTCGTTGCTGTTCCGGAGTGTGCGTAGGGCTGAGGTCTTCAGCTACATCAATTCCACTACCCTCAGATGCATTGTCATCTAAttcgctctcttcttcctcttcttcttccccttcttcctcttcttcctcctcctcctcctcctcctcctctctctcctcatcttcctcttcctcttcctcttcctcatcttcagacTCTGGAATAGGGGCTCCGCTTAATTGGCTCTTGGATGAAGCTGTAGGGAGCGCGAAGCTCGACGGTGAcgccgaagctgctgctttggagAAAATGCTTGCCTTAGTTGGGTCaggaggcagaggagcgTCTTCGATTACTGTTGGTTTCTCCTCCGAAGGCTTGGGGATACCAGTCAAGAAAGGATTGGGTTTCGTTGTCGTAGTCTTTGATGTGGTAGTGGCGAATGGGTTGACCGTAGCTGCAGCAGTTTTAtctgaagagaagagggtgcTCTGCTTAGAGGTTGTGCCGCTTCCAAAAAGGCTAGAAGCGGTAGATGTGGTGGATGAGTCTGAAGAATCACCGATTAGATAAGATGATTTGCTTGTTGTATCTGGAGGAAGAGGTGTCTCGAATATGTCCCCACCTTTGCTTGCAGGAGCCTCAGCAGGCTTTGAATTACTTCCAAAAGACGCAGACCCAAATGTTCCAGAATTAGCAGGTTTACTTGACTCAGTCTTAGTTCCAAATAAGCCACCACTTGCTGGTTTGGGTGTGGTGCCTCCTGATCCAAATAATCCAGTTCCTGTAGTTTGTGGAGCATCCGTTTTGGCACCAAAAAGTCCAGATGTAGCGTCAAGTTTGCTTGGTTGGCCGAAAACTGAAGCAGTGCCAGTGGTTGAGGATGGGGCACCGAATCTCGCCGGTGCGGGTGTTGCTGATGGGGTTGTAGATCCAGCTTTCGGAGACTCTTCGGAAGGTTCGCCAGTATCCATATCTTCATCAGGGACCTTGCTTTCGGCATCGTTGAGAGCTGATCCAAAAGCCGATCCAAACATTGACGATCCAGAGGGTGCAGGTGCTTTGTTATTATCTTCTTGAACGGATGGATCAGGCTTGAATGAGCTTTCTAGTTTGAATGGAGTGGACCCAAAAACACTACCGGCTGGCTTGTCTGGAGTGGAACCAAACGCACTTCCTGAAGCCTTTGATGAGAAGGCAGTGTCTGCTGAACCAGATCCGAATGCACCTCCAGTTCCAAATGCGCTTCCAGTTCCAGCCAGCTTACCACCGCTGCCAAAGACACTAGACCCGGTATTGTTAGTATTGCTACcagcaagagaagcaaaTCCCCCTTGAGAGGCAAACCCGGCGAACCCTCCAGAAGAAGCGGGCGCAGAGGTTTGAGCAGTGCTTGCAGCGGTGCCTCCAAATGGGCTTTGAGAGGCTTTATTCGCAAAGCTAGCAAAGCCCGATTGTCCAAAGGCTGGAGTGGaagctgctcctgctcctgctcctgctcccaTACTGGCGCCAGCAGAGGCCCAAGGACTAGCTCGCATACCTAGCTGGGACGATTGACCAAAGGCGCTTGGCTTTCCAAATGCGGCAGCTGGTGCCGCCGAGCCAAAGGTACTTGATCCAAAAGCTCCTCCACCACTTGgtgtagcagcagcggctgcgCCCCCTGATCCCCATGGAGAAGCTTTCTGGCCTAGCTGTGCCGAAGATCCAAAAGCAGGAGCAGCTGAAGTAGGCGCGGAAAAGGGTGAAGGTGATGAGCTAGCAAAGGGCGAGGCTGAAGCTgcggctggtgctggtgctgacaTTGGTACCGCATCACCTTGAACTGCTGTCAACCCCGGATAGGCAGTGCCTTTCTTAATAGAGTCAGTATAAATGACCCACCAGGAGCAGAGTACACCTTCGTGAGTCAGAACCCAGAATCCTGGTAAAGGCGTAGGCgattcttcaagctcttcatcCGACGGAATAGGCTTATAGACTTTGTCCTTGCTAGATAGATCCAGGGCAATTCCGATGGTGGTCGAATCATCCATGGTTTCAGTCATTGGAAGGGTGGGTCGCTTAGAGTCATCGAGTAGTTCGGTAGTTGTAAAAACGCCTGTGATGGAGTCGGCAGGCTTATCGCTTGCAAGAGCGCTTTTGGATCGGGTCAACAGACCGATATCAGCTGTTGCCGTAGATGAAACAATAAGGAGATCCTGAAGATCGGGAGGGAAGTCCCTCAGTCTCAGTATGGTATGGTGGGGTATCTTTTCAGATCCAAATGGGTCAACAGGATCCGAAAGTTTTTGGTAGGTGAAGGTTGAGGGCAGTTGGCGTGTAATGATGTGATAAACCGAAGAAGGAGGGGAGTCGCTAGTTGTATGAATGGCAAGGAAGAGGTTATTCTCAAGCCATGTGAGTGATGATACTATTCAGTTGTTAGCATGAACAGGTActtcttttcgtttcttcttgAACTAATGATTTTACCGTGACAGTCGCCCAAGTTGGGAGGCTTAGGGATATCGGCTTTGCCTTCTCCCTCAGGAGTCATTTGGTGAATAGTTCCATCAGCCAATCCGGCACAAAGCTGTTTGCCTTTTGAGCTCCAGGAAATACAGCTAACTTGGCTCTTCAGCGCGTTGCTGATTTTCCGCTCCTGGAGATTTGCAATATGGAGATTGCCGCCATTGGTGACAATAGCACAGAGCTCTGGGGCCATGGGATTTGGCACCAGTGACCTCAACGCTTCCCCATTCGTAGATAGCTCAAACGCAGAATTGGAGGATCCCTGGAGAAGGCTCTGCACTTCGTACACGGcaaggccgccgccggaTTCCGCTGATAGCACCAGGTAATTCTCGTCGGCGGTGAACACTAGCTGCGATACCCGCATAGACATGGGGATCTTGAGCTGAGGCTCGAAGCTTCGAATATCCGAATCCCCATTTTTGGGTCCCTCGAAGGCTTTTCGAATCGACTCAGTTGTGGCGATGATGACTTGGTCAGGGCCGGCGGCAGCAACCAGGCCTCTCTTTGAGGCAACGCTCAGGAGCGAGGACGTAGGAGTAGGAAGCGACTCCCAGGGAGAAGTAAGGCGAACTTTGGCATCGCCAGCAATGGCCAGGAAGCCAAGGGCCTATACGTAAAAAGGTTTGCATGTCAATGGTCTGATCATCACTTTTGGTTGCCCATTCAACAGAAAGacaacaataaaaaaaaaattgttgcAACGAATCAAACAGCCAAGCAAGAAAAATATTGCTACTCACCTCGGTTTGAATAGTATCCAGGTCTGGGCCTGCATTGGCATTTCCCGCGCCCCCATTCATGGTGTTGTTCGAGGCGTTGAACCCAAAAGCCATTGTCGTCGCCTCAGAAGAGCTCCGAATCTCGTTTGCAATCCGACTCGTAGATGGACATGGGTCTGCGGCGCCGCGCTGAAAAGTCCCGTCGTCGCTGGAGCTCCCGCCGGCAGAAGCTGCGCCTGGTTCCGGTGCCCAATTCGGAGGCAGAGACCGCGAGAAGGGCGAGGGCGCGGCAAAGAATCGGTGAGGCGAGAAGACGCGTCGGTTGCTCTGCTGCAGCGGACTGTGCAAGAGTAGCGATTGGAGGTGCAACGGGAACTGCGCCGTCGGCACCATTCTCGCGACCCTTGCATGCGAAATCCAACTTTTTGGGAGCTCTCTGGGTGGAATCACGTGGGTTCACAGAGCTTGAGCCAATGGCGCGTGCAGTTGCGCTCCATCTTCTCACAGGCGAGGCTGCTGGCCAATCAGAAACGCTGTCAGCTGTACCAGGGGGGGCCTTTTATAGAGGGGAACAGCAGCACTACAGGCGGGAGCTTGTACCTTGTGCGCTGGATTTCAGTGCTCGGTGACTTAGCCCAGCCATAGTCGTTGGCAGCAAGGTGCCTAAAGGCAGAAGGCAGCTTTTAGCCTCGTCATCAGCTACCACTACTGGCACTACTATACTCAAACATCGATCATCTCCAGCCTGCGAGCTTCACTAAAACGAGAAACCACAAAGCATTGAAGCGCCACATATGATACAGCGAATGCTGATGCCCCACGGCTATTAGACTTGCAACCTGGTATACACGAGAAATAGACGAGACCAGCACGACTGGTCGTAAAAGCACCACAGCAGCCTCAAGATGCCGGGCTTCGACTTCTCCAACTACAACCGCAATGCGGCCCTGCACGCCCGTGGAGTGCCTCTGCCCAAGGCGACCAGCACAGGAACAACCATTGTCGGCTGTATCTTTGACGGCGGCGTTGTGGTGAGTGAGAAAATTCCTggtcctcctgctgctgctgctcttctgcaTGATTAAtcacccctcccccccctctcCCTGATATGAAGCAGAGAGCAAACATCCCAAACCCAGGACATCTGGCTTACGAAACCCAACAAAACAGATTGCTGCTGATACCCGAGCCACCTCCGGCCCCATTGTCGCCGACAAGAACTGCGAGAAGCTTCACTACATCTCCCCCCAGATCTGGTGTGCCGGTGCCGGTACCGCCGCCGACACCGAGTTCACCACCGCCCTCATCTCCTCCCAGCTCGAGCTGCACTCCCTCTCAACCGGCCGCAAGCCCCGCGTCGTCACCTGCATGACCCTCCTCAAGCAGCACCTCTTCCGCTACCAGGGCCACATTGGCGCGTacctcgtcgtcgccggcTGCGACCCTACCGGCACCCACCTCTTCACCGTCCACGCCCACGGCAGCACAGACAAGCTCCCCTACGTCACCATGGGATCTGGTAGTCTTGCTGCTATGAGCGTCTTCGAGACGCAGTGGAAGGCGGACTTGTCGCGAGATGAGGCTGTCAAGCTGTGCAGCGATGCCATTCTGTCTGGTATCTGGAACGATCTGGGCTCTGGTTCCAACGTCGACGTTGCCGTCATCACCAAGGAGAAGACTACCCTGCTACGAAATTACATCAAGCCCAACGAGAAGAGCGCGAAGCTGCAGAGCTACCGCTTCGAGAAGGGCACCACTGCCGTCTTAAATGAAAAGGTCATCAACAAGAGCGATCTTAAACGATATGTCACAGTACACGACTTACCGGTTGAGggcgagaagatggatgTTGATACCTAAGATGAGAAGGAATAGCGGGCGGTTATGACGTGACTTTGTTTTATCCGCAAAATAGTTAACAGACTAGAAATCAAATAAAATTTCAAAGCTATGATAATGATACAATGTTTCGAACCCATTCAATGAGAGAAAACGAGATTGGAGAGATTTTTAGTCCTGAAATTATTGGATTATCTTTGCTATCACCCTATTTGTCCTAGATATGAGACGTTTCCCACGTCGTCTTTTTGGATATATGAACAGCCAAACGCccggcaaaaaaaaaaaaaaaaaaaaaggtaaaccAACCGCACTCTATGCGGGCTCGgtttcaagaagaaggaacaaaggaaatgtaATATATGTACGCCACAGACAGTAAAGCAAAAATTCTTCTTACAAGAATCAAGAACCAAGGCTTCTCCAAGAAGCAAGCTTGGAGCAGAGTGTCCCAAGAAAAGGGGCTCATCGAGCCCCAGCGTGCTATCAAGAGCACATCaaggccagaaaaaaaaagcaaagaacagaaaagaaagaagtgaagacgaaaaaagaaaagatataAGCCCGCCTACTCAAATGCTGAGagtaaaaacaaagaaagaaaaagaaccaaagggggggggggggggggagagagagaagaaggagaagaagagagcaaaaatGGGCGAAAAGGAGCAAAagtgggagagggagaaaaaaataaaaacccCAATATTGAAGCGAGACAACCGAATCCTAAAACTCCGTTATAGATGGATGGGACGAAGAgatttcatcatcattagAGTGGCCCGTTTATGAAGCGGGTTTTTTACCAAACATTGCCCGTGAGCGCGATTTGCTGCGGGCTCGAGCCTTCTTCGGGATATCTGGggcatcctcgtcatccatGTATTTTGCCTTATGGATCCTAAGAAACGATTAGAATTAGCCATGACCGATAAGTAacaagcaagagagaaggggaGAGATGGGCCATACCAGCTGTTTCCAACCATGCTCATGCCCTTAGCTTCAGCCATTCGGTAAAACTTGGCACTCTTCTTCAAGTTCTTCTTGCAGCCGATTCCCTGAGCGTAGCAGAAACCAGCTTCCGCCAAAGCATCGACATCACCCCATGCTATTTAAATGGTTAGCGGGACgagaactataaaaaaagtaaaacagTTAGAAGTTTGCCAGTTTCAACTTACTGCCAGCGATTTCGAAGCAACGCAGCGCGAGGGCTTTGTCTTGCTCAATACCCCATCCGTTCATATGGCTTACGCCCAACTCGTAGATGCTCAAGGCAAATTGTGCCTTGTGGGTTTTATTTTCAGCAATGTTGATACGCTTTCCTTCCTTAGCCATCCCCTCATCCTCTGCAACCTCCCCACTTGCCATATCAGCTGCTTTCCGTAACCACTGCACGCCTTCTTTCTGATTGGCTTTCATGCCCCAACCATGGCGACAAGCAAGAGCATACAGAAGCATGGCTGTTGGGTGGTTGAGTCGAGCTGCATGACGGAGATGATAGGTTGATTCGTTTAGAGAGCCTTTCTCATGGCACTCTATTCCCTTTGCAAGGTGCTCTTCAGCTGTCATCTCCGCAGCAGTAGGTGCAGGCGCAGGCCCGGCGGTGCTCGTTGTTGATCGGACGGACATGGTCGGGCGTACCGTATTAGCAGAATCGCTCGTACCAATCGAGGCAGGTGTTCTACCCCTAGGTGCTTCTCCGGCGTGCATGGTGCGTGATCTGCCTCTAGGGGCATCTTCGGCCTGTCGCCTAGACTCATTCGAAGGTCTAGGCCCACGGCTAGAGCTCTCTGAGCTGAGCTTCCCTGCATCGCTCTGCTGTCTTGTCATCGCGCTGGAGATACTGGCAGCATCATCCGGGATAGTACGAGCAGAGCTAGACGGCCGAGTGGGAGGTGAGGGTGGTGCAGCCGCTTGAGGCCGGTTATCTGAAGACTCGGATCGCTGAATTGACTTTCCTCGAGGCAGAACAAACTTTGAGTAGACATATGTCCCGTTGTTGCCGTCTGCTGGCTGTTCCATAAAGGCTTCACTGTGCATGCTTATCGGAGTCTGGGCCGACTCATCAGCCAGTATAAATGATGGCTGGCTATCTGACGAAGCCTGCCGGATGGGAGGGTCAAAACTGGGGGTTCCAGATCTGCTCATGGGCCGAGAAAAGTTGAAGGCGGGTCGAGGAAGCGCGGAAGAttcagaagcagcagatggAGATCGTTGGAAAGAAGGCATAACAGACGATGCCATATGGTGTGGGAGAGCCGCGCTACCAGAAGACAGTTTTCGAGAAGGCAGCGACTGAACCGAGCTGGACATGTTACCAAACGAGTCCTCTTCTGTCGGCACAGGAGAAGGCAAAGCACTTGGAAAGCGTCCTGGGAAGAGGCTTCTGGGTGGTGCCAGGCCGATTTCGTCAAGGGAGCTCTGTTTGAATCTCCGAGGAGAGGAATCCgaaaaagcagaagagaaagacgaGGGCTGAGGACGGCCAGAAATAGGGGATTTTGTTGATTGGCGATCAAGTGGAGGAAGGATATCGTTTTCTAGAGGTGATGGGGATCGATCTTGCCGTGCCCCGAAGTAACTATTTGCATCATCGCGTTGTCCCAGTCGTCGGCCCCGAGCATATTCAGGAATATCTGGTACATCTGGTAGATCTTCTGGCACAGGAGGCGCGCCGTCATCGGGTGTGGCGGGAATTCGACTCATCCGCGGATGCATAGATCTTGGCCGTTCAACTTCACCTGAAAAGGCGTCTTCCACCAGCCCCAGTCCAGAGGAAGTCGGGGCAGGGGATTCATCACGCTCAGATGCCGAGTCCTGGGACATGGATCGGAAATACTCTGACCGGCCCTGGATGATCAGAGGGCTCTCAGCCGTCAGAGGGGGAAGTCGGCTAACGCGATTTCCATCTTTGTTGGTAGTTTCCTGGAGCTGTCGAGCCAGCAGTCGACTCTGCAAGGCGAAGGCATCCAAGGGAGAGAGTTCGGGAGGTGCTTC
It encodes:
- the PUP1 gene encoding proteasome core particle subunit beta 2 (BUSCO:EOG092D3HJ3~MEROPS:MER0000542), with the protein product MPGFDFSNYNRNAALHARGVPLPKATSTGTTIVGCIFDGGVVIAADTRATSGPIVADKNCEKLHYISPQIWCAGAGTAADTEFTTALISSQLELHSLSTGRKPRVVTCMTLLKQHLFRYQGHIGAYLVVAGCDPTGTHLFTVHAHGSTDKLPYVTMGSGSLAAMSVFETQWKADLSRDEAVKLCSDAILSGIWNDLGSGSNVDVAVITKEKTTLLRNYIKPNEKSAKLQSYRFEKGTTAVLNEKVINKSDLKRYVTVHDLPVEGEKMDVDT
- a CDS encoding uncharacterized protein (EggNog:ENOG41) yields the protein MKDAVTNRPSLLDLRSHSANSAASTTSRPLRSPRLHVAGEAPPELSPLDAFALQSRLLARQLQETTNKDGNRVSRLPPLTAESPLIIQGRSEYFRSMSQDSASERDESPAPTSSGLGLVEDAFSGEVERPRSMHPRMSRIPATPDDGAPPVPEDLPDVPDIPEYARGRRLGQRDDANSYFGARQDRSPSPLENDILPPLDRQSTKSPISGRPQPSSFSSAFSDSSPRRFKQSSLDEIGLAPPRSLFPGRFPSALPSPVPTEEDSFGNMSSSVQSLPSRKLSSGSAALPHHMASSVMPSFQRSPSAASESSALPRPAFNFSRPMSRSGTPSFDPPIRQASSDSQPSFILADESAQTPISMHSEAFMEQPADGNNGTYVYSKFVLPRGKSIQRSESSDNRPQAAAPPSPPTRPSSSARTIPDDAASISSAMTRQQSDAGKLSSESSSRGPRPSNESRRQAEDAPRGRSRTMHAGEAPRGRTPASIGTSDSANTVRPTMSVRSTTSTAGPAPAPTAAEMTAEEHLAKGIECHEKGSLNESTYHLRHAARLNHPTAMLLYALACRHGWGMKANQKEGVQWLRKAADMASGEVAEDEGMAKEGKRINIAENKTHKAQFALSIYELGVSHMNGWGIEQDKALALRCFEIAGTWGDVDALAEAGFCYAQGIGCKKNLKKSAKFYRMAEAKGMSMVGNSWIHKAKYMDDEDAPDIPKKARARSKSRSRAMFGKKPAS